The proteins below come from a single Vidua chalybeata isolate OUT-0048 chromosome 1, bVidCha1 merged haplotype, whole genome shotgun sequence genomic window:
- the LOC128785110 gene encoding endogenous retrovirus group 3 member 1 Env polyprotein-like, which translates to MKNKMRIQRSSPVQDKRNDEEVWNLKSEVIGEECLWRKGSSKFISYVGELSCKRYLVTNDTHQWWIPGAPHLYWSRKQKQGCSYIQKEKLYECITTDPNPFHDDPQMYKFWSKNGVTSVEHHKFWRAPNELFWLCGRMAYVMLPKDWTGSCTLGIIKPSFFLLPRDGSQHLGIPLYDELKRKRRDLIGGSQKWGEEEWPPERIIETYGPATWAQDGSWGYRTPIYMLNRIIRLQAVLEIITNETAMVLDLISTQNRQMRTAIYQNRLALDYLLAEEGGVCGKFNSSECCIEIDDYGDLIKNITTRIRKLAHVPVQRWSPLIKLNWWDNLLGGEWWKKVLLIVGGVISLIILLPC; encoded by the coding sequence ATGAAGAATAAGATGAGAATCCAAAGGTCATCACCTGTGCAAGATAAAAGGAATGACGAAGAAGTATGGAATTTAAAATCTGAGGTAATCGGGGAGGAATGTCTGTGGAGGAAGGGATCTTCTAAGTTCATTTCATATGTGGGTGAGTTATCCTGTAAGCGATATCTAGTTACCAACGATACCCACCAATGGTGGATTCCTGGGGCTCCTCACCTCTATTGgtccagaaaacaaaaacagggaTGTTCTTatattcaaaaggaaaagttaTATGAATGTATTACCACAGATCCCAACCCTTTCCATGATGATCCCCAAATGTACAAGTTTTGGAGTAAAAATGGGGTCACTTCTGTAGAACATCATAAATTCTGGAGAGCCCCAAATGAGTTATTTTGGCTTTGTGGTAGAATGGCATATGTAATGTTGCCTAAAGATTGGACAGGAAGTTGTACACTAGGTATTATAaaaccttctttctttttactgcCCAGAGACGGAAGTCAACATCTAGGAATTCCCTTATATGATGAATTAAAACGTAAAAGAAGAGACTTAATTGGTGGATCTCaaaagtggggggaagaagAGTGGCCTCCAGAAAGAATAATCGAGACATATGGCCCTGCCACCTGGGCCCAAGATGGGTCGTGGGGGTACCGAACTCCCATTTATATGTTAAATAGAATTATTAGATTACAGGCAGTGTTGGAAATCATAACCAATGAAACGGCCATGGTCTTAGATCTGATCTCTACCCAAAACCGCCAAATGAGGACGGCTATCTACCAAAATCGATTAGCATTAGATTATTTATTGGCAGAAGAAGGTGGGGTCTGTGGTAAATTTAATTCATCAGAGTGTTGTATTGAAATTGATGATTATGGAGATCTTATCAAAAATATTACAACCAGGATTAGGAAATTGGCACATGTCCCAGTCCAGAGATGGAGCCCtctaataaaattaaattggtGGGATAACCTCTTAGGGGGAGAATGGTGGAAGAAGGTTTTATTGATTGTAGGAGGTGTAATAAGTCTTATTATTCTACTTCCTTGTTAA